One window of Streptomyces sp. NBC_00273 genomic DNA carries:
- a CDS encoding MbtH family protein: MPIGRLPPPPRPAPERPTVHFRPSPEDTVPTTHQVLVNHEGQYALYPATRETPDGWTPAGFDGTEDECAGFVDAQWPDTRPLSLRGA, translated from the coding sequence GTGCCGATCGGCCGGCTCCCGCCCCCACCACGACCGGCGCCTGAGCGCCCGACCGTCCACTTCCGCCCGAGTCCGGAGGACACCGTGCCCACCACCCACCAGGTCCTCGTGAACCACGAGGGGCAGTACGCGCTGTACCCCGCAACCCGCGAGACCCCCGACGGCTGGACGCCGGCCGGGTTCGACGGCACCGAGGACGAATGCGCCGGCTTCGTGGACGCCCAATGGCCCGACACCCGCCCGCTCAGCCTGCGAGGAGCCTGA
- a CDS encoding cytochrome P450, whose protein sequence is MEIDLLDPGPFERNDFWPAFTWLRAHSPVHWHPEPGSDDGGFWVLSRHRDIREVYADSDTFSSARGMRLGSDPAAVAAVAQRMLIVSDVPHHTRLKRALHQAFGPQQMPRLEAMVENVVGELVTEAAERDELDFIDLAKQLPNRVVCAMMGIPRADWAWIGALTTDAFDSPDDEVRTNAHSEIFLYFIELLAERRARPGDDLVSQIAHDTLVDEGDGVERPLSDHEIVFNLNGVLSGANETTRYSAAGAVHMFAEHPDQWRLLRGLGPDGIAPAVEEVLRWTTPGVHALRTAVRDTEINGIPVAEGARVTLWNVSANRDEDVFADPHAFRVDRSPNRHVAFGHGRHLCLGARLARFELGALLTEMLGVLDGFELAGPVTFNSSNFTWGINSLPVRLLRSRAFAK, encoded by the coding sequence ATGGAGATCGACCTGCTCGACCCGGGCCCCTTCGAGCGCAACGACTTCTGGCCCGCCTTCACCTGGCTGCGCGCCCACTCGCCCGTCCACTGGCACCCCGAGCCCGGCAGTGACGACGGCGGCTTCTGGGTGCTGAGCCGGCACCGCGACATCAGAGAGGTCTACGCCGACAGCGACACCTTCAGTTCGGCGCGCGGGATGCGCCTGGGCAGTGACCCGGCGGCCGTCGCCGCCGTCGCCCAGCGCATGCTCATCGTCTCCGACGTCCCCCACCACACCCGGCTCAAGCGGGCCCTCCACCAGGCCTTCGGACCGCAGCAGATGCCGCGCCTGGAGGCGATGGTCGAGAACGTGGTCGGCGAGCTGGTGACCGAGGCAGCCGAACGCGACGAGCTGGACTTCATCGACCTCGCCAAGCAGCTGCCCAACCGGGTCGTCTGCGCCATGATGGGCATCCCGCGCGCCGACTGGGCCTGGATCGGGGCCCTGACCACCGATGCCTTCGACTCCCCGGACGACGAGGTGCGCACCAACGCGCACTCGGAGATCTTCCTCTACTTCATCGAGCTGCTCGCCGAGCGCCGGGCCCGCCCCGGCGACGACCTGGTCAGCCAGATCGCCCACGACACCCTCGTGGACGAGGGCGACGGCGTCGAACGGCCGCTCAGCGACCACGAGATCGTCTTCAACCTCAACGGGGTCCTCTCCGGGGCGAACGAGACCACCCGCTACTCGGCGGCCGGCGCGGTCCACATGTTCGCCGAACACCCCGACCAGTGGCGGCTGCTGCGCGGCCTCGGACCCGACGGCATCGCCCCGGCCGTCGAGGAGGTCCTGCGCTGGACCACCCCCGGGGTGCACGCCCTGCGCACCGCCGTCCGCGACACCGAGATCAACGGGATCCCGGTGGCCGAGGGCGCCCGGGTGACGCTGTGGAACGTCTCGGCCAACCGTGACGAGGACGTCTTCGCCGACCCGCACGCCTTCCGGGTCGACCGCAGCCCCAACCGGCACGTCGCCTTCGGGCACGGCCGTCACCTGTGCCTCGGCGCCCGGCTCGCCCGCTTCGAACTCGGCGCCCTGCTCACCGAGATGCTCGGCGTGCTGGACGGCTTCGAACTGGCCGGACCCGTCACCTTCAACTCCTCCAACTTCACCTGGGGGATC
- a CDS encoding AfsR/SARP family transcriptional regulator, translated as MTTAADGTAGPAVRVRFLGDFELTVNGAPVQRWRAGKARGLFQYLVVHRGQMLTRDRLYASLWPGADAAAGSSLKVAAHALRRVLDAHPDRPGDSGIRLDYRDFGYVLHITGLWSDLDRFQELVHTGLRAAAAGDAPLARTRLRAAIDLYGGEFLRGESADWVVEQREYLRALALRALGVLRADAEAREDFVELIETCKRTLEIDRHHEETYRALMAAHGRRGELACVRRWYELCARRMRDELGVAPGHETQRLLATLIPAVARAFAASAPVSAVTGAPPATVRALRPAARRTGTPAWSPDARTTVPARPVRRARPDNRAAAALARAADQATA; from the coding sequence ATGACCACCGCAGCGGACGGGACAGCGGGGCCGGCGGTACGGGTCCGCTTCCTGGGTGACTTCGAGCTGACCGTCAACGGAGCCCCCGTCCAGCGCTGGCGGGCCGGCAAGGCCCGTGGCCTGTTCCAGTACCTCGTGGTCCACCGCGGCCAAATGCTCACCCGCGACCGGCTCTACGCGTCCCTGTGGCCCGGCGCCGACGCCGCGGCGGGCAGCTCCTTGAAGGTCGCCGCCCACGCACTGCGCCGGGTGCTCGACGCCCACCCCGACCGCCCCGGCGACTCGGGGATCCGGCTGGACTACCGGGACTTCGGCTACGTCCTGCACATCACCGGGCTGTGGTCCGACCTCGACCGCTTCCAGGAACTGGTGCACACCGGGCTGCGCGCCGCCGCGGCCGGCGACGCCCCGCTCGCCCGCACCCGGCTGCGGGCGGCGATCGACCTCTACGGCGGCGAGTTCCTGCGCGGCGAGAGCGCCGACTGGGTCGTCGAACAGCGCGAGTACCTCAGGGCGCTCGCGCTACGGGCCCTGGGCGTGCTGCGCGCCGACGCCGAAGCCCGCGAGGACTTCGTGGAACTGATCGAGACCTGCAAGCGCACGCTGGAGATCGACCGCCATCACGAGGAGACCTACCGCGCGCTGATGGCCGCACACGGCCGGCGCGGTGAACTCGCCTGCGTCCGGCGCTGGTACGAACTGTGCGCCCGCCGGATGCGCGACGAGTTGGGCGTGGCACCCGGCCACGAGACCCAGCGGCTGCTCGCCACCCTGATCCCGGCCGTGGCACGCGCCTTCGCCGCCTCCGCCCCCGTCTCCGCCGTGACCGGCGCCCCGCCCGCCACGGTCCGCGCGCTGCGTCCGGCCGCCCGCCGCACCGGGACCCCCGCCTGGAGCCCGGACGCCCGTACGACCGTCCCGGCCCGCCCCGTGCGGCGGGCCAGGCCCGACAACCGGGCCGCGGCCGCCCTGGCCCGCGCGGCCGACCAGGCGACCGCGTGA
- a CDS encoding aldehyde dehydrogenase family protein codes for MGGAWVASDADGRLVVTDPATERALATVPAGTARDADLAARAAAAAFPRWAATPVRERTALLRRVVEAMEVRADRFAETITAEVGAPARMARQTHVGLSLGMAAHCVETAASYAFEERVGHSLVVREAAGVAACITPWNTPLLLTVQKVLPALAAGCTVVHKPSEITPLHARLLAEAIAEADLPPGVFNMVVGTGAAVGTALVTHPLIDVVSLTGSTRAGREVSALGADTVKRVHLELGGKNASLVLDDADLAASVAATVDQMLFNTGQTCLQWSRLLVPRDRQDEAVRLAGEAMAGYVTGDPRDPATDLGPLVSAAAHARVTGYVRRGVEEGAGRLVRGGPDRPAGLDTGYYVQPTIFADVDPLSTIGQEEIFGPVLSVIPYDDEDQAVRIVNGTRYGLHGAVWSGDGARAERVARRFRSGLVDVNGGQFNPAAPFGGFKQSGIGRECGAAGLEAFLETKSMQLPQGTGGQVVGPRLRATAAARPTDTERNDG; via the coding sequence ATCGGCGGCGCCTGGGTCGCCTCCGACGCCGACGGCCGCCTGGTCGTCACCGACCCCGCCACCGAGCGCGCCCTGGCCACCGTGCCCGCGGGCACCGCCCGGGACGCCGACCTGGCGGCGCGCGCCGCGGCGGCCGCCTTCCCGCGCTGGGCCGCCACCCCGGTGCGCGAACGCACGGCGCTGCTGCGCCGGGTCGTCGAGGCCATGGAGGTCCGGGCCGACCGCTTCGCCGAGACCATCACCGCCGAGGTCGGGGCGCCCGCCCGGATGGCCCGCCAGACCCATGTCGGGCTCTCCCTCGGCATGGCGGCGCACTGCGTCGAGACGGCCGCCTCCTACGCCTTCGAGGAGCGCGTCGGCCATTCGCTCGTCGTGCGCGAAGCCGCCGGAGTGGCCGCCTGCATCACCCCGTGGAACACCCCGCTGCTGCTCACCGTGCAGAAGGTCCTCCCCGCGCTCGCGGCCGGCTGCACGGTCGTGCACAAGCCGAGCGAGATCACCCCGCTGCACGCCCGGCTGCTCGCCGAGGCGATCGCCGAGGCCGACCTGCCGCCGGGCGTCTTCAACATGGTCGTCGGCACCGGCGCCGCCGTCGGAACCGCCCTCGTCACCCACCCGCTGATCGACGTGGTCTCCCTGACCGGCTCCACCCGGGCCGGCCGCGAGGTCTCCGCCCTCGGCGCCGACACCGTCAAGCGCGTCCACCTCGAACTCGGCGGGAAGAACGCGAGCCTCGTCCTCGACGACGCCGACCTGGCCGCGTCCGTGGCCGCCACCGTCGACCAGATGCTCTTCAACACCGGCCAGACCTGCCTGCAGTGGAGCCGGTTGCTGGTACCGAGGGACCGCCAGGACGAGGCCGTACGGCTCGCCGGAGAGGCCATGGCCGGGTACGTGACCGGAGACCCGCGCGACCCCGCCACCGACCTCGGCCCCCTGGTCTCCGCCGCCGCGCACGCCCGCGTCACCGGCTACGTCCGCCGCGGAGTCGAGGAGGGCGCCGGCCGGCTGGTCCGCGGCGGCCCCGACCGGCCCGCCGGCCTGGACACCGGCTACTACGTCCAGCCGACGATCTTCGCCGACGTGGACCCGCTGAGCACGATCGGCCAGGAGGAGATCTTCGGGCCGGTGCTCTCGGTCATCCCCTACGACGACGAGGACCAAGCGGTCCGGATCGTCAACGGAACCCGCTACGGGTTGCACGGCGCGGTCTGGTCCGGCGACGGCGCCCGCGCCGAACGGGTGGCCCGCCGCTTCCGCTCCGGCCTGGTCGACGTGAACGGCGGCCAGTTCAACCCGGCGGCCCCGTTCGGCGGGTTCAAGCAGTCCGGGATCGGGCGCGAATGCGGCGCCGCCGGACTGGAGGCCTTCCTGGAGACCAAGTCGATGCAGCTCCCGCAGGGCACGGGAGGCCAGGTGGTCGGCCCGCGCCTGCGGGCCACCGCGGCCGCCCGCCCGACGGACACCGAGAGGAACGACGGATGA
- a CDS encoding thioesterase II family protein codes for MGAWISTWTTDPADRALPVLLCLPPAGAGCQQFRSWQPELAGIAQVYGVQLPGRENRWRDPMPDTFDEAVLAIAAELRDVLATGRPLIVFGHSFGGLLGYEVSRRVAPRALVVSGCRAPGHWDGAGRGIVDDGEELDKLFDTAGLDPELLDEDTRALMVAMLRKDAQLSLSYVHEPGVRLGVPVHAWGADGDETVTSADLDGWAAVTTAAFTRHTTTGGHHAVLRRPRPVLDHLTALLRAAGADRPAPAPTTTGA; via the coding sequence ATGGGCGCCTGGATCTCCACCTGGACGACCGACCCCGCCGACCGGGCCCTGCCCGTGCTGCTGTGCCTGCCGCCCGCCGGGGCCGGCTGCCAGCAGTTCCGCTCCTGGCAGCCCGAGCTGGCGGGCATCGCCCAGGTGTACGGAGTACAGCTGCCGGGCCGGGAGAACCGCTGGCGGGACCCGATGCCGGACACCTTCGACGAGGCCGTCCTGGCCATCGCCGCGGAACTGCGGGACGTCCTCGCCACCGGTCGACCGCTGATCGTCTTCGGCCACAGCTTCGGCGGCCTCCTCGGCTACGAGGTCTCCCGCCGGGTCGCCCCGCGGGCCCTGGTGGTCAGCGGCTGCCGGGCCCCCGGCCACTGGGACGGCGCCGGCCGCGGCATCGTCGACGACGGCGAGGAGCTGGACAAGCTCTTCGACACGGCCGGCCTCGACCCCGAACTGCTCGACGAGGACACCCGTGCCCTGATGGTCGCGATGCTCCGCAAGGACGCCCAACTGTCCTTGAGCTACGTCCACGAGCCGGGCGTCCGGCTCGGCGTGCCCGTCCACGCCTGGGGGGCCGACGGCGACGAGACCGTCACCTCCGCCGACCTGGACGGCTGGGCGGCGGTCACCACCGCCGCCTTCACCCGGCACACCACCACGGGCGGCCACCACGCCGTACTGCGCCGCCCGCGGCCCGTACTGGACCACCTGACCGCCCTGCTGCGGGCCGCGGGTGCCGATCGGCCGGCTCCCGCCCCCACCACGACCGGCGCCTGA
- a CDS encoding non-ribosomal peptide synthetase — MTDRHAASAGATAPGVPADDAPPRAARAEPGPAGPADGALPPLFARLERWTREQPNETAVKAFDGTLTHAALTARTARYATALAGAGVGPETSVGLLLGRSRESVPALLAVWSLGATAVPLDPAHPVERLGRVLHDAGAAVLVAPEVPTGLAADGTTLLAPADVRRSAPGALAVSVPAPDSCSYLVYTSGTTGRPKGVEVTYRGLDTFVEALGGLGLPPGGLGLNAVSPAFDGWLWCTLLYLTHGQGVALTDLSLDGLRQAAAEGREPLPAGLRTVSLTPSLLAAHGAGIDTAEVVVVAGEACPAALAERFARGRRLLNVYGPTEVTIAATWADSRRGDDVTTIGRPLPGYRAYVLDGELRPVPAGTEGELYLGGPAVARGYRGRPGLTASRFLPDPFQGGGTRMYRTGDVVVRRPSGELEYRGRRDDQVKIRGHRIELGEVERIAAELPEVVAAACCPLASGQTLGLAVVAAPGADPAGLADLVVERCRKQLPAAAVPHTVRVVDRIPTLSTGKADREALAKALAAPERTPDAPVVAPGAGPTTSERIVMAVWADVLATEVPGPDADFFELGGHSLAAARAVSELRRVTGLRIGLGALLAEPTARHFAAELDRLSAEREATAADPADDTAEGS, encoded by the coding sequence ATGACCGACCGGCACGCCGCGTCCGCCGGGGCCACCGCCCCGGGCGTACCGGCCGACGACGCACCGCCCCGCGCGGCACGGGCCGAACCGGGCCCCGCCGGACCGGCCGACGGCGCGCTCCCGCCGCTGTTCGCCCGCCTGGAGCGGTGGACCCGCGAACAGCCGAACGAGACCGCCGTCAAGGCCTTCGACGGCACCCTCACCCATGCGGCGCTCACCGCCCGCACCGCCCGGTACGCCACCGCGCTCGCCGGGGCCGGAGTCGGCCCGGAGACCTCCGTCGGACTGCTGCTCGGCCGGTCCCGGGAGAGCGTGCCCGCCCTGCTCGCCGTCTGGAGCCTCGGCGCGACCGCCGTCCCCCTGGACCCCGCGCATCCCGTCGAGCGCCTCGGCCGCGTCCTGCACGACGCCGGGGCCGCCGTCCTGGTCGCCCCCGAGGTTCCCACGGGCCTGGCGGCCGACGGGACCACCCTGCTGGCCCCCGCGGACGTCCGCCGCAGCGCCCCCGGCGCGCTCGCGGTGTCCGTACCCGCCCCCGACAGCTGCTCGTACCTCGTCTACACCTCCGGAACCACCGGCCGCCCCAAGGGGGTCGAGGTCACCTACCGGGGCCTGGACACCTTCGTGGAGGCCCTCGGCGGCCTCGGCCTGCCCCCCGGCGGGCTCGGCCTCAACGCCGTCTCGCCCGCCTTCGACGGCTGGCTCTGGTGCACCCTGCTCTACCTGACGCACGGCCAGGGGGTCGCCCTGACCGACCTCTCCCTGGACGGGCTGCGCCAGGCCGCCGCCGAGGGCCGCGAGCCCCTGCCCGCCGGTCTGCGCACCGTCTCCCTCACCCCGTCGCTGCTCGCCGCCCACGGAGCCGGGATCGACACCGCCGAGGTGGTCGTGGTCGCCGGAGAGGCCTGCCCGGCCGCGCTGGCGGAGCGGTTCGCCCGCGGCCGGCGGCTGCTCAACGTGTACGGGCCGACGGAGGTGACCATCGCCGCGACCTGGGCCGACAGCCGACGAGGGGACGACGTGACCACCATCGGACGACCGCTGCCCGGCTACCGCGCGTACGTCCTGGACGGGGAGCTCCGCCCGGTGCCCGCCGGCACCGAGGGCGAGCTCTACCTCGGCGGCCCCGCCGTCGCGCGCGGCTACCGGGGCCGTCCCGGACTCACCGCGAGCCGCTTCCTGCCCGATCCCTTCCAGGGCGGCGGCACGCGCATGTACCGCACCGGAGACGTGGTCGTCCGCCGGCCGAGCGGCGAACTGGAGTACCGGGGCCGCCGCGACGACCAGGTGAAGATCCGCGGCCACCGCATCGAACTGGGCGAGGTGGAGCGGATCGCCGCCGAACTCCCCGAGGTAGTCGCCGCCGCCTGCTGCCCGCTCGCCTCGGGACAGACCCTCGGCCTCGCCGTGGTCGCGGCCCCCGGCGCCGACCCGGCGGGCCTCGCCGACCTGGTCGTGGAACGCTGCCGCAAGCAGCTGCCCGCGGCCGCGGTGCCCCACACCGTACGGGTGGTCGACCGGATCCCGACCCTCAGCACCGGAAAGGCCGACCGCGAGGCGCTGGCCAAGGCCCTGGCGGCGCCGGAACGGACGCCCGACGCACCGGTGGTGGCCCCGGGCGCCGGCCCGACCACGAGCGAGCGCATCGTGATGGCCGTCTGGGCCGACGTGCTCGCCACCGAGGTCCCCGGCCCCGACGCGGACTTCTTCGAGCTGGGCGGCCACTCGCTGGCCGCCGCCCGCGCGGTGTCGGAACTGCGCCGCGTCACCGGGCTGCGCATCGGCCTCGGCGCGCTGCTGGCCGAGCCGACGGCCCGGCACTTCGCCGCCGAACTCGACCGGCTCTCCGCCGAGCGCGAGGCGACCGCCGCCGACCCGGCCGACGACACCGCCGAAGGGTCCTGA